A single genomic interval of Ruminococcus sp. NK3A76 harbors:
- the mobC gene encoding plasmid mobilization relaxosome protein MobC, which produces MKDEKKRTLYLKVRVSPEEMAAIKKKFANSCMSSLSGFVRAMIFEGYIVHIDENELKRLTVLANNIANNINQIAHRANVTNKVYKEDIEEIKELGDKLWRPLMFLQTKVAQLKH; this is translated from the coding sequence ATGAAAGACGAAAAGAAGCGTACACTGTACCTGAAAGTCCGTGTCAGCCCCGAAGAAATGGCGGCTATCAAGAAGAAGTTTGCTAACAGCTGTATGAGCAGTCTCAGTGGATTTGTAAGAGCCATGATCTTCGAGGGTTACATCGTCCATATCGACGAAAACGAGCTAAAACGGCTCACTGTACTTGCGAATAATATCGCAAACAATATCAACCAAATTGCCCACCGAGCAAATGTCACAAACAAAGTTTACAAGGAAGATATTGAGGAGATCAAGGAGCTTGGCGATAAGCTCTGGCGTCCGTTGATGTTTCTGCAAACAAAGGTGGCTCAGCTAAAGCATTGA
- a CDS encoding HAMP domain-containing sensor histidine kinase, with amino-acid sequence MSIYNSRLMMIPFVLAAIGVFALIQFIVSRKRFQTLKNFYLLSAVLAFDSLIVLTRIVLGVGEGLITKLAKYSSDEQNSVFGLIVLYGILLVSIIIFVVIFGLITKHKSEYIGKISDDVSRIAENGADIHVEEKGNDELTVLSRSINQMNADLQENKLRQQKAEQQKNELISNVSHDLRSPLTSIMGYVQLLKGYSDRNDEKFSEYIEVTDRRLKGLNGLINELFELTKMDSPDFRLNTEQGDVTAFIKQFGYEMKALLHQNSLNLETRIDDEPFITKVDFDRLARVMENLFANVIKYAEPHTDVRLESKVGTGSISISLSNTIRKGAEVSTEDMFDRFYRDDQSRTDTDSAGLGLAIAKKIIELHGGEISAKADKGVITVTVVLISKSIL; translated from the coding sequence ATGAGCATTTATAACAGCCGCCTGATGATGATACCCTTCGTTTTGGCAGCAATAGGGGTGTTTGCACTGATACAGTTTATCGTGTCAAGAAAGCGTTTTCAGACGCTGAAAAACTTTTATCTGCTGTCTGCTGTGCTGGCATTCGACTCGCTTATCGTGCTGACAAGAATTGTCTTAGGTGTGGGCGAGGGGCTTATCACAAAGCTGGCAAAGTATTCTTCAGATGAGCAGAACAGCGTGTTCGGGCTTATCGTTTTATACGGTATATTGCTTGTGAGCATAATTATTTTTGTTGTGATATTCGGGCTGATAACAAAGCACAAGTCGGAGTATATCGGGAAAATTTCCGATGATGTCAGCAGGATAGCTGAAAACGGTGCGGATATTCATGTGGAAGAAAAAGGCAATGACGAGCTGACAGTCCTCAGCCGAAGCATCAACCAGATGAACGCAGATTTACAAGAAAACAAGCTCCGCCAGCAGAAAGCCGAACAGCAGAAGAACGAACTGATCTCAAATGTATCCCACGATCTGCGAAGTCCGCTGACATCTATCATGGGCTATGTTCAGCTTTTGAAAGGTTACAGCGACCGCAACGACGAGAAGTTTTCCGAGTATATTGAGGTCACTGACAGGCGGCTAAAAGGTCTGAATGGACTGATAAATGAGCTGTTTGAGCTGACGAAAATGGATTCGCCCGACTTCCGCCTGAATACAGAGCAGGGCGATGTGACGGCTTTCATCAAGCAATTCGGCTATGAAATGAAAGCACTGTTGCATCAGAACAGTCTGAATCTTGAAACTCGCATTGATGATGAGCCGTTCATCACAAAAGTGGACTTTGACAGGCTGGCAAGGGTCATGGAAAACCTCTTTGCGAACGTGATAAAATATGCCGAGCCTCACACCGATGTAAGGCTTGAAAGCAAGGTCGGCACGGGCAGTATCAGCATTTCGCTGTCCAACACGATCCGCAAAGGGGCAGAGGTCAGCACCGAGGATATGTTTGACCGCTTCTACCGTGACGATCAGTCAAGGACAGACACCGACAGCGCAGGTCTTGGGCTTGCGATAGCAAAGAAGATCATTGAACTGCACGGCGGGGAGATCTCTGCAAAGGCTGACAAAGGTGTGATAACTGTGACTGTCGTGCTGATCTCCAAATCAATATTGTAG
- a CDS encoding response regulator transcription factor, with product MSDEYILIVDDDSDIRNLLGIYLENEGYSYIKCDNALKALDVLDKSKVVLILLDVMMPQMDGISACMKIREKTNAPIIFISAKAEDMDIVNGLMSGGDDYVTKPFDPVLLMTRVKAQIRRFKQYNAPADKPDTLQYDDITLNTETHRVWVSGTEIQLTFKEYEILELLLRNRNNVLSMGQIYEKVWHEEFIGAENTVMMHIANLRKKLDFDKSGRNIIKTVWGRGYKI from the coding sequence ATGTCTGATGAATACATACTGATAGTTGACGATGACAGCGATATACGAAATCTGCTGGGAATCTACCTTGAAAACGAGGGATACAGCTATATCAAATGCGACAACGCTTTGAAGGCACTCGATGTGCTTGATAAGTCTAAGGTCGTGCTGATACTTCTTGATGTGATGATGCCGCAGATGGACGGCATTTCCGCCTGCATGAAAATAAGGGAGAAAACCAACGCACCGATCATTTTCATTTCCGCAAAAGCCGAGGATATGGATATTGTAAACGGGCTGATGTCGGGCGGCGATGATTATGTCACAAAGCCCTTTGACCCCGTTCTGCTGATGACGAGAGTGAAAGCACAGATCCGGCGGTTCAAGCAATACAACGCCCCTGCCGACAAGCCCGACACTCTGCAATATGATGACATTACGCTGAACACCGAAACACACAGGGTATGGGTCAGCGGCACGGAGATACAGCTCACGTTCAAGGAGTATGAAATACTTGAACTTCTCCTCCGCAACCGAAACAATGTGCTGTCAATGGGTCAGATATATGAAAAGGTGTGGCACGAGGAATTCATCGGTGCAGAGAATACCGTGATGATGCACATTGCAAACCTACGCAAAAAGCTGGACTTCGACAAGTCGGGCAGAAACATCATCAAGACGGTTTGGGGACGGGGTTACAAAATATGA
- a CDS encoding metallophosphoesterase gives MAKKTDTEQNRKIKAVVDMMFDDIPYSEEVTQAQEKIESALNSEFDRIKADRHEDEALEELLGRYGKLSQMAELAGYPADSAEKWRGETQAVDIRPLKKEIWKQRLRIYFTSAFAVFALLQVFWLIYNITAKPIAVIGNVFVISVDLFIASFPFRKYLKTEKAAVGSKYDTDSYKYLRTRSDKYAKRLLNGIALLFAVVFVFVASELSFYFFGNSKSAEFAENFFNNSIVIEIPVFLLIKNILSLKMIRRRINIPDKGKYKKHIIGITIFSAVYWLAVTAFTVIKSKDIAYPGNVFMIAGIFFGLLVIVYDFTLRRKVTFRNIVINKPRIAVYTAIAIAASGFMILQQDTWYTQNYINSVPVVEHNTHKIEYNDETGVYTITKTTDDFKILHLTDIHIGGSLYSYRKDIKALKACYAEIEHTHPDLVVVTGDLSFPMGIMSMSLNNTAPVGQFAAFMRNTGIPWAFTYGNHDTESLASANKQELNEVYKSLSFKTSGNLLYPYTQPDVMGRNNQLIEIRNADGSLNTGLFMIDSNAYTGEGINVYDYIHDDQVDWYADEVRRMNAEAGHTVNSMVFFHFPLQEYRTATELYNEGSDEVKYFYGENPGDHGGITNYLVCCSDYPSKMFDTALELGSTTGFFCGHDHYNNASIEYKGIRLTYGMSIDYLAMPGIEKETKQRGAELITIHADSTWESEQIPLESIT, from the coding sequence ATGGCAAAGAAAACTGATACAGAACAAAACCGCAAGATAAAAGCGGTCGTTGATATGATGTTTGACGACATTCCCTATTCCGAGGAGGTCACGCAGGCACAGGAAAAGATTGAATCTGCTCTCAATTCGGAGTTTGACAGGATAAAGGCTGACCGCCACGAGGACGAGGCTTTGGAGGAGCTGCTCGGCAGATACGGCAAGCTCTCGCAGATGGCAGAGCTTGCAGGCTACCCTGCGGACAGTGCGGAAAAATGGCGCGGCGAAACGCAGGCTGTTGATATTCGTCCGCTGAAAAAGGAGATATGGAAACAGCGTCTGAGGATATATTTCACTTCGGCATTTGCGGTGTTTGCGCTGCTGCAAGTGTTCTGGCTGATCTACAACATCACAGCTAAACCCATTGCCGTCATTGGAAATGTGTTTGTTATATCAGTAGATCTATTTATCGCATCATTTCCGTTCCGCAAATATCTGAAAACCGAGAAAGCCGCCGTGGGGAGCAAATACGACACCGATTCCTACAAATATCTCCGTACCCGAAGTGACAAGTACGCAAAGCGTCTTCTCAACGGAATTGCGCTGCTGTTTGCAGTGGTGTTCGTGTTTGTGGCATCAGAACTGAGCTTTTACTTCTTCGGCAACTCCAAATCGGCAGAGTTTGCGGAAAACTTCTTCAATAACAGCATCGTTATCGAAATTCCCGTATTTCTGCTGATAAAAAATATCCTCAGCCTTAAAATGATAAGGCGGAGGATAAACATTCCCGATAAGGGCAAGTACAAAAAGCACATCATTGGCATAACGATATTTTCGGCGGTCTACTGGCTTGCCGTGACAGCATTTACGGTCATAAAGAGCAAGGATATCGCATACCCCGGAAATGTGTTTATGATCGCAGGGATATTCTTCGGACTGCTCGTTATAGTCTATGATTTCACATTAAGACGCAAGGTCACATTCAGAAATATCGTCATCAACAAGCCGAGAATAGCGGTATATACGGCAATTGCAATTGCGGCATCGGGCTTTATGATCTTACAGCAGGACACATGGTACACCCAAAACTACATCAATTCCGTTCCCGTTGTCGAGCATAACACTCACAAGATAGAGTACAATGACGAAACGGGTGTTTACACTATAACCAAAACCACCGATGATTTCAAGATACTCCACCTTACCGACATTCACATCGGCGGAAGTCTGTACTCCTACCGCAAGGACATAAAGGCGCTGAAGGCTTGCTATGCAGAGATAGAGCATACCCACCCCGACCTTGTTGTGGTCACGGGTGATCTGAGCTTCCCGATGGGGATAATGTCCATGTCGCTGAACAACACCGCACCTGTGGGGCAGTTTGCGGCATTTATGCGAAATACCGGCATTCCGTGGGCTTTCACCTACGGCAACCACGACACGGAATCTCTGGCATCTGCAAACAAGCAGGAGCTGAATGAGGTATACAAGTCGCTGTCTTTCAAGACCTCGGGCAATCTGCTTTACCCATATACCCAGCCCGATGTCATGGGCAGAAACAATCAGCTGATCGAGATAAGAAATGCTGACGGCTCGCTGAACACGGGGCTTTTCATGATAGACTCAAACGCCTACACGGGCGAGGGCATCAACGTCTATGACTATATCCATGACGATCAGGTGGACTGGTACGCCGATGAAGTCAGGAGAATGAATGCTGAGGCAGGTCACACGGTAAACTCAATGGTGTTTTTCCATTTCCCATTGCAGGAGTACAGGACTGCGACGGAGCTTTACAACGAGGGCAGCGACGAGGTCAAATATTTCTACGGTGAGAACCCCGGCGATCACGGCGGTATCACCAATTACCTTGTGTGCTGTTCGGACTATCCGAGCAAGATGTTCGATACCGCCCTTGAACTTGGCAGCACGACGGGATTCTTCTGTGGTCACGACCACTACAACAATGCGTCTATCGAATATAAAGGTATCCGCCTGACCTACGGCATGAGCATTGACTACCTTGCAATGCCGGGCATTGAAAAAGAGACAAAACAGCGCGGTGCTGAACTGATTACCATTCACGCCGACAGCACATGGGAGTCAGAGCAGATCCCGCTTGAGTCTATAACATAG
- a CDS encoding site-specific integrase, translated as MLSQRIYSGLSQLGHLKLTAIKPIHIQNFIKYLSESECVFVFKNGETKKQGKKPSASTVRRYLAIVQSILNQAVKLEIIPYNPAKAEKLTIPKAATPKVEIFTKQEAAQMLECLEDEPLQFKVLVQLAIMTGARRGELVALKFSDIDYNTGRITIERAAVKLTGQPITTKPPKDYEVRSVVVPTECIELIQELKTEKEQEAEKLGDQWIEGGWIFTQWNGEIMNPMTPTKWFEKFLAKNGLKHRKFHSLRHTSATLLLYGGASIKQVQGRLGHGDIETTNKYLHYIAEADSESANILQNMLITHKTNDISDKEVKQA; from the coding sequence ATGCTGTCCCAAAGGATATACTCAGGGCTTTCACAGCTCGGACATTTAAAGCTGACAGCTATAAAACCTATACACATACAGAATTTTATCAAATACCTGTCAGAAAGTGAATGTGTATTTGTTTTCAAGAACGGTGAAACCAAAAAGCAGGGTAAAAAGCCGTCAGCCTCAACAGTTAGGCGTTATCTTGCTATTGTGCAGTCAATACTCAATCAAGCGGTAAAGCTCGAAATAATACCCTATAACCCTGCAAAGGCTGAAAAGCTGACAATCCCCAAAGCAGCCACTCCAAAGGTTGAGATATTCACCAAACAAGAGGCGGCACAAATGCTTGAATGCCTTGAAGATGAACCTTTACAGTTCAAAGTATTAGTACAGCTTGCAATAATGACTGGCGCACGCAGAGGTGAGCTTGTAGCTCTCAAATTCTCTGATATTGACTATAATACAGGGCGCATAACAATAGAACGTGCAGCCGTAAAGCTGACAGGTCAGCCGATAACCACCAAGCCCCCGAAGGATTATGAGGTCAGATCGGTAGTTGTTCCGACTGAGTGCATAGAGCTTATACAAGAGCTTAAAACGGAAAAAGAGCAAGAGGCTGAAAAGCTCGGCGATCAATGGATAGAGGGCGGCTGGATTTTTACACAATGGAACGGTGAAATAATGAACCCTATGACACCTACAAAGTGGTTTGAAAAGTTTCTTGCAAAAAACGGCTTAAAACACCGCAAATTCCACAGTCTGAGGCATACCTCAGCTACACTTTTATTATACGGCGGTGCAAGTATCAAGCAGGTTCAGGGGCGTTTAGGTCACGGTGATATTGAAACTACAAACAAATATCTGCACTACATAGCAGAAGCCGACAGCGAAAGTGCCAATATTTTACAAAATATGCTTATCACACATAAAACAAATGATATTTCCGATAAAGAGGTCAAGCAGGCGTAA
- a CDS encoding helix-turn-helix transcriptional regulator, translating to MPIRYKIDILSALKDKGYSTYRLRKEKIMGERTIQKFRNGEIVSSDNLALICKLLECQPGDILEYEE from the coding sequence ATGCCGATAAGGTATAAAATAGATATTCTGTCAGCCTTGAAAGATAAAGGCTATTCAACATATAGGCTCAGAAAAGAAAAGATAATGGGGGAGCGAACTATTCAGAAATTCAGAAACGGTGAAATAGTTTCAAGTGATAACCTTGCACTTATCTGCAAGCTGCTTGAATGTCAGCCGGGTGATATATTAGAGTATGAGGAATAA
- a CDS encoding RNA polymerase sigma factor, whose translation MDENKRLFETIYNRTKENTYRFITAKCYNIDDIDDIYQNTYISVYDALCKKDSEPENYEAFVILIAKRELFRYYGLIKKLTAHFKNAPQPEEIKEDADTFDLEDSVVNKELLEKVNEHLSRMDLTTQKIFFMYYYKGYTLCEISGLLEIGESSVKRKLYGALGRLRRIYGKE comes from the coding sequence GTGGATGAAAACAAGCGCTTGTTTGAAACAATATATAACAGAACAAAGGAAAACACATACAGATTCATAACCGCAAAATGCTATAATATCGATGATATCGACGATATTTACCAGAATACATATATCAGTGTATATGACGCACTATGTAAGAAGGATAGCGAGCCGGAAAACTATGAGGCTTTCGTGATACTTATCGCAAAGCGGGAACTGTTCCGGTACTACGGTCTGATAAAAAAGCTCACCGCTCACTTTAAAAATGCTCCGCAGCCCGAGGAGATAAAGGAGGATGCAGATACCTTCGACCTTGAGGACAGCGTTGTAAATAAAGAACTACTTGAAAAGGTGAATGAACACCTGTCGAGAATGGATCTCACTACTCAGAAGATATTTTTTATGTATTATTATAAAGGGTATACATTATGCGAGATATCAGGTCTATTGGAAATAGGTGAGAGCAGCGTCAAACGTAAGCTCTACGGTGCGCTTGGCCGGTTAAGGCGGATCTATGGAAAGGAATGA
- a CDS encoding GGDEF domain-containing protein produces the protein MKALSGRLCQQIIYAACIVIHSIMVMLFYGYGVDVMMYYNIGSVLFYISLLVAVTAVKKKTLSMLDIVLGEVMVFSIVSTVAVGWECGFALYLMVILPAPFFMPEAKLSASVFTGIVIAVSFVLTRLYVSDPEVITHRIDNNDQMTKVCILNVVITSFMLVFIAMMYVISSIISKKMMNEKNEELRQLASIDPLTQLFNRRAMTEYIKSVHESAQDTGRPYAIILADIDNFKKINDNYGHSIGDEVLKKVSSTISSLVPSEGYICRWGGEEILYILPDCREERAAIISEQIRNDICRLRFTSHGVEFSISMTFGLTLADINKDYELSINLADDYLYCGKENGKNIVVTKKIYENIMKSP, from the coding sequence ATGAAGGCGCTGAGCGGACGGCTCTGTCAGCAGATAATCTATGCCGCCTGCATAGTCATACATTCTATCATGGTTATGCTGTTCTACGGCTACGGAGTAGATGTGATGATGTATTACAACATCGGCTCGGTGCTGTTCTACATAAGCCTGCTGGTAGCTGTCACGGCTGTGAAGAAAAAGACGCTATCGATGTTAGACATAGTTCTCGGCGAGGTAATGGTCTTTTCGATAGTCTCGACTGTGGCTGTAGGCTGGGAATGCGGCTTTGCGCTGTACCTTATGGTAATACTCCCGGCGCCGTTCTTCATGCCGGAGGCAAAGCTGTCGGCTTCTGTGTTCACAGGAATTGTGATAGCGGTGTCGTTCGTGCTCACAAGGCTTTATGTAAGCGACCCTGAGGTGATAACCCACCGCATAGACAACAACGACCAGATGACAAAGGTCTGCATACTCAATGTCGTGATAACATCATTCATGCTCGTATTCATAGCTATGATGTACGTTATATCGAGCATCATCAGCAAGAAGATGATGAACGAGAAAAACGAGGAGCTCAGACAGCTTGCATCTATCGACCCGCTGACGCAGCTTTTCAACAGGCGTGCCATGACCGAGTACATCAAGTCAGTTCACGAATCAGCGCAGGATACCGGCAGGCCGTATGCGATAATTCTGGCGGATATCGACAACTTCAAGAAGATAAACGACAACTACGGCCACTCTATAGGCGACGAGGTGCTCAAAAAGGTAAGCTCGACGATAAGCTCACTTGTGCCGAGCGAGGGCTACATATGCCGCTGGGGCGGTGAGGAGATACTCTACATACTCCCCGACTGCCGTGAGGAGCGTGCAGCGATAATCAGCGAGCAGATAAGAAATGACATCTGCCGTCTGCGTTTTACATCACACGGTGTGGAATTCAGCATCTCGATGACCTTCGGGCTTACTCTGGCAGACATAAACAAGGACTATGAGCTAAGCATAAACCTTGCAGACGATTATCTCTACTGCGGCAAGGAAAACGGCAAGAACATCGTTGTGACGAAGAAAATTTACGAGAACATAATGAAAAGCCCCTGA
- a CDS encoding pyridoxamine kinase, translated as MNEIKKVAAIQDISGVGRCSLTVIIPILSAMGIQVCPVTTSVLSAHTGFGEFVKRDLTDYMLPALEHYKKLGVEFDCIYSGFLGSIEQIDHCLEYFTTFDKALKIVDPVMGDDGRAYKTYTKTLCERMGELVAVADIITPNLTEAAILLGEEYPTAPMRHSEIKSWLVRLSEKGAGIVVITSVHLGGGEIATVGYDKATSTFWKVANDYVPKSYSGSGDMFASVLAGGVLNGDSLPIAMNRAASFTELAIKTTYSYGTSWEEGIMFEKQLPWLMSYQVLDDYVSF; from the coding sequence ATGAATGAGATAAAGAAGGTTGCCGCTATACAGGATATCTCGGGTGTCGGGCGCTGCTCGCTCACTGTGATAATACCTATCCTCTCGGCAATGGGCATACAGGTCTGCCCGGTGACTACCTCGGTGCTGTCGGCGCATACCGGCTTCGGCGAGTTTGTCAAGCGTGACCTTACAGACTATATGCTCCCGGCACTTGAACACTATAAAAAGCTCGGGGTAGAGTTTGACTGTATCTACAGCGGCTTTTTGGGCTCTATAGAGCAGATAGACCACTGTCTTGAATATTTCACGACCTTTGACAAGGCGCTCAAGATAGTTGACCCGGTAATGGGTGACGACGGCAGGGCGTATAAGACCTATACCAAGACTCTCTGTGAGAGAATGGGCGAGCTTGTGGCAGTTGCTGATATCATCACCCCCAATCTCACCGAAGCGGCTATCCTGCTCGGGGAGGAATACCCCACAGCACCTATGCGCCACAGCGAGATAAAGTCATGGCTCGTGCGGCTCTCTGAAAAGGGTGCGGGCATAGTGGTCATTACAAGCGTGCATCTCGGCGGCGGTGAGATAGCTACTGTCGGCTATGATAAGGCAACGAGCACCTTCTGGAAGGTCGCAAATGACTATGTGCCCAAGAGCTATTCCGGCTCGGGCGATATGTTCGCAAGCGTGCTCGCAGGCGGTGTTTTAAACGGCGACAGCCTGCCGATAGCTATGAACAGGGCTGCGTCTTTCACCGAGCTTGCTATAAAGACGACCTACAGCTACGGCACCTCATGGGAGGAAGGCATAATGTTTGAAAAACAGCTGCCGTGGCTTATGAGCTATCAGGTGCTCGACGATTATGTCAGCTTTTGA
- a CDS encoding tRNA (cytidine(34)-2'-O)-methyltransferase, producing MLNIVLVEPQIPQNTGNISRTCAVTGAALHLVKPYGFVITDKQLKRAGLDYWDKLEIYEYENLDEFFEKTEGVYYYFTTKGKNVHSQIDYPEDKNVFLVFGREDKGLPEDLLYKNGDFCSRIPMRPTLRSLNLSNSVAIATYEVLRQWDYPDLGREGRLTQYEW from the coding sequence ATGCTTAATATAGTTCTTGTCGAGCCTCAGATACCGCAGAACACCGGGAATATCTCCCGTACCTGTGCGGTCACAGGGGCGGCGCTGCACCTTGTTAAGCCCTACGGCTTTGTGATAACGGATAAGCAGCTAAAACGTGCCGGGCTCGATTACTGGGATAAGCTCGAAATATATGAGTACGAAAATCTGGACGAGTTTTTTGAAAAGACCGAGGGCGTGTACTACTATTTCACGACCAAGGGCAAAAACGTTCATTCGCAGATAGACTATCCCGAGGATAAAAACGTGTTTCTGGTCTTCGGCAGGGAGGATAAAGGCCTTCCGGAAGACTTGCTGTACAAAAATGGGGACTTCTGTTCCCGGATACCCATGCGTCCCACACTCAGGAGCCTTAACCTCTCGAACTCCGTCGCAATAGCGACCTATGAGGTGCTCAGACAGTGGGATTACCCTGACCTCGGGCGAGAGGGCAGGCTTACACAATATGAATGGTAA
- a CDS encoding DegV family protein, with amino-acid sequence MAKVIIMTDSASDITREDEQIYGIRVLNFKLAVGEKSYTARVDFDNEGLYKILDEYDGIPSTSQITKFDFYDEYKALYEEGYTDVIYVSINSKGSATYSNSVLAKEELYENHPEIKDKMNIYNIDGRSYTGGYGFPVVQAAAKVQKGASADEVVAFINDWVDNCVIFFGMYSLKYAKKSGRIPAAAAFVGEVMGLRPVSRIQHNQITTEAKVRGDKTLVPKILDLTVNEMIPKTPYCIVYGSDESVCEEMKAAMTKSVGYPPEMTFRIGAEIAVNAGPKVVGVIFKSQNK; translated from the coding sequence ATGGCTAAAGTCATTATTATGACTGATTCGGCAAGTGATATAACAAGGGAGGACGAGCAGATATACGGCATAAGAGTGCTCAACTTCAAGCTCGCAGTCGGTGAAAAGAGCTATACTGCAAGAGTCGATTTTGATAACGAGGGGCTTTATAAGATACTTGACGAGTATGACGGCATACCCTCTACTTCGCAGATAACAAAGTTTGACTTCTATGACGAGTATAAGGCGCTTTACGAGGAAGGCTATACCGACGTCATATATGTATCTATCAACTCAAAGGGCTCGGCTACATATTCAAACTCAGTCCTCGCAAAGGAGGAGCTATATGAGAACCACCCCGAGATAAAGGATAAGATGAATATCTACAACATCGACGGCAGGAGCTATACAGGCGGCTACGGCTTCCCGGTGGTTCAGGCTGCTGCAAAGGTGCAGAAGGGCGCATCGGCTGATGAGGTAGTCGCATTCATAAACGACTGGGTGGATAACTGCGTTATCTTCTTTGGTATGTACAGCCTTAAGTACGCCAAGAAATCCGGCAGGATACCGGCTGCTGCGGCATTTGTCGGCGAGGTGATGGGTCTTCGCCCTGTTTCACGTATCCAGCATAATCAGATAACCACAGAGGCCAAGGTCAGGGGAGATAAGACACTCGTTCCCAAGATACTCGACCTCACGGTAAACGAGATGATACCCAAGACACCCTACTGCATAGTATACGGCAGCGACGAGAGCGTGTGCGAGGAAATGAAGGCCGCTATGACCAAGAGTGTCGGCTATCCGCCTGAGATGACCTTCCGCATAGGTGCTGAGATAGCTGTAAATGCAGGCCCCAAGGTTGTCGGAGTAATATTCAAATCACAGAACAAATAA
- a CDS encoding spore coat protein: MNMQSNDDKTIATNLLNLEKGVCDLYMHGAVESATDSVRSVFSSGLNESLNMQKNIYETMSSMGMYQMCSAPQQKIDSVRQKFSA; the protein is encoded by the coding sequence ATGAATATGCAGTCAAATGATGATAAGACGATAGCTACAAATCTTCTCAACCTCGAAAAGGGCGTGTGCGACCTTTATATGCACGGCGCAGTCGAGAGCGCTACCGACAGTGTGAGGAGCGTCTTCAGCTCCGGGCTCAACGAGAGCCTGAATATGCAGAAGAATATCTATGAGACAATGTCCTCGATGGGTATGTATCAGATGTGCAGCGCCCCTCAGCAGAAGATAGACTCAGTCAGACAGAAATTCTCGGCCTGA